In Leptidea sinapis chromosome 8, ilLepSina1.1, whole genome shotgun sequence, a single window of DNA contains:
- the LOC126965717 gene encoding odorant receptor 85c-like has protein sequence MERQRALAKEEIESSLRLSTFCMRRIGFSFDRSKSVKSNLWQTFLFTASILSICYHVLSEIIFIILSIAKSPNVEDIVPLFHTTGYGVLSIAKVFALWYKKTVFRRLLNELEVIWPVIPNHNAAKTIKEQSLNALYIVHSWYFAMNICGVWFYNLTPLGVYFYKKFVGINAPLGTIWSSWYPFDKEQSLAHAMVYCFEIFAGQTCVWIMVCTDLLFSGMASHLVLLLQILGRELESFAAIEKFETAHYQDLLSIIKLHQRLIRYCKDLGEAFSFVNLVNISLSSVNICCVVFTIVLLEPFVSMSNKLFLGSALIQVGMLCWYGESIIQANASIAIAAYNSKWYKVSPRCRRCILFVIRRAQKPNAFTAMNFTNISLVTYTSIMTRSYSYFALLYTIYNKN, from the exons ATGGAAAGGCAACGGGCGTTGGCAAAAGAGGAAATTGAGTCATCGTTAAGGCTTAGTACATTTTGTATGCGACGTATTGGATTTTCATTTGATAGGTCAAAGTCCGTGAAATCAAATCTATGGCAGACATTTCTCTTCACTGCGTCcattttaagtatttgttaTCACGTTTTAagcgaaataatttttataatactcAGTATTGCTAAATCACCAAACGTTGAAGATATTGTTCCTCTATTTCACACGACTGGATATGGAGTTTTGA GTATTGCAAAGGTGTTTGCTTTATGGTATAAGAAAACAGTGTTTCGTCGGTTATTAAATGAATTGGAGGTTATTTGGCCCGTAATTCCAAACCATAATGCTGCGAAGACTATAAAAGAACAAAGTTTGAATGCATTGTATATTGTACACTCAT gGTACTTTGCAATGAACATTTGCGGAGTATGGTTCTATAACTTGACACCTTTGggagtatatttttataaaaaattcgtTGGTATTAATGCACCACTTGGTACAATCTGGTCTTCGTGGTACCCGTTCGATAAGGAACAGTCGCTGGCTCACGCAATGGTTTATTGTTTCGAAATATTTGCTG GTCAAACGTGCGTCTGGATCATGGTATGCACAGATTTGTTATTTTCTGGAATGGCCAGCCACCTGGTGTTATTGCTACAAATTTTGGGTCGTGAGCTCGAATCATTCGCTGCTATTGAAAAATTCGAAACAGCACATTATCAGGACCTCCTATCAATAATTAAGCTGCATCAACGACTTATAAG aTATTGTAAAGATTTAGGAGAGGCTTTTTCATTTGTCAATCTAGTAAACATTTCGTTGAGCTCTGTTAACATCTGCTGTGTGGTTTTTACAATTGTG CTTCTGGAGCCGTTTGTTTCAATGAGCAATAAATTGTTTCTTGGATCTGCATTGATTCAAGTGGGCATGTTGTGTTGGTACGGAGAGAGCATCATTCAGGCG AACGCTAGTATTGCGATAGCTGCATACAACAGCAAATGGTATAAAGTCAGTCCAAGATGCAGACGTTGCATACTCTTTGTCATAAGAAG AGCACAGAAACCAAATGCCTTTACCGCGATGAACTTTACCAATATATCCCTCGTTACATACACATCA atAATGACCAGATCATATTCTTACTTTGCTCTTCTTTATACCATTTATAACAAAAACTAG